The Nocardioides sp. S5 genome includes a window with the following:
- a CDS encoding DUF202 domain-containing protein produces MATPVEPDIRFSLANERTFLAYERTAVGLVAASLAVFHLLEPSWSQRLLGLLLLASAAVAAAGGWLRFRQADRAIRAGHDLPAGTTVHLMALAVLVVVVAAGISVVV; encoded by the coding sequence GTGGCCACTCCCGTCGAGCCCGACATCCGTTTCTCGCTCGCCAACGAGCGGACCTTCCTGGCCTACGAGCGCACCGCCGTCGGCCTGGTCGCCGCCTCCCTGGCGGTCTTCCACCTGCTCGAGCCGTCGTGGTCGCAGCGCCTGCTGGGCCTGCTGCTCCTCGCCTCCGCGGCCGTGGCGGCCGCCGGGGGCTGGCTGCGCTTCCGGCAGGCGGACCGCGCGATCCGTGCCGGCCACGACCTGCCCGCCGGCACCACGGTCCACCTGATGGCCCTCGCCGTCCTGGTCGTCGTCGTGGCCGCCGGCATCTCGGTGGTGGTGTGA
- the msrA gene encoding peptide-methionine (S)-S-oxide reductase MsrA, protein MFGFGKPSTLPTPDQALPGRAESMWSLGEHVVLHTPVVTDEAPAGHEVAILGLGCFWGAEEIYWQLPGVWSTSVGYAGGSTPHPTYEEVCSGRTGHTEAIRVVFDPTVVSYADLLKKFFEIHDPTQGMRQGNDVGTQYRSAIYWTTPEQEQTARELTKVYGEELARRGLGEITTEIRPSSQTPYFYAEDAHQQYLAKNPFGYRCHANTGVKFPETA, encoded by the coding sequence ATGTTCGGATTCGGCAAGCCCAGCACCCTGCCCACCCCCGACCAGGCCCTGCCGGGTCGCGCGGAGTCGATGTGGAGCCTCGGGGAGCACGTCGTCCTGCACACGCCGGTGGTCACCGACGAGGCGCCCGCCGGCCACGAGGTCGCGATCCTCGGCCTCGGCTGCTTCTGGGGCGCGGAGGAGATCTATTGGCAGCTGCCCGGCGTGTGGTCCACGTCGGTCGGCTACGCCGGCGGCAGCACGCCGCACCCGACCTACGAGGAGGTGTGCAGCGGCCGCACCGGCCACACCGAGGCGATCCGTGTGGTCTTCGACCCGACGGTCGTGTCCTACGCCGACCTGCTCAAGAAGTTCTTCGAGATCCACGACCCGACCCAGGGCATGCGCCAGGGCAACGACGTCGGCACCCAGTACCGCTCCGCGATCTACTGGACGACCCCCGAGCAGGAGCAGACCGCCCGCGAGCTGACCAAGGTGTACGGCGAGGAGCTCGCACGCCGCGGCCTCGGCGAGATCACCACGGAGATCCGCCCGTCGAGCCAGACGCCGTACTTCTACGCCGAGGACGCCCACCAGCAGTACCTGGCCAAGAACCCCTTCGGCTACCGCTGCCACGCCAACACGGGAGTGAAGTTCCCCGAGACCGCCTGA
- a CDS encoding YciI family protein, which yields MTRYAIYFHQQWVGDHDEEWFRSRVEPSTAVVREMEEAGVLVFAGGLVEDMDHAFSADGTSGTMVVTDGPYTETTEQLGGITVIEVPDVDTAKMWAARVAEGCGWPQEVRVVM from the coding sequence ATGACCCGGTACGCCATCTACTTCCACCAGCAGTGGGTCGGGGACCACGACGAGGAGTGGTTCCGGAGCCGGGTCGAGCCGTCCACGGCCGTGGTCCGCGAGATGGAGGAGGCAGGCGTCCTCGTCTTCGCGGGCGGGCTCGTGGAGGACATGGACCACGCCTTCAGCGCCGACGGGACCAGCGGGACGATGGTCGTCACCGACGGGCCCTACACCGAGACGACCGAGCAGCTCGGCGGGATCACGGTCATCGAGGTCCCCGACGTCGACACCGCGAAGATGTGGGCGGCCCGGGTCGCCGAGGGGTGCGGGTGGCCTCAGGAGGTCCGGGTCGTCATGTGA
- the ilvA gene encoding threonine ammonia-lyase produces MTEQVTLADIVAARELLEGVTVTTPMEESRWLSALVGGRVSLKCENLQRTGSFKSRGAYVRIAGLSADERAHGVVAASAGNHAQGVALAATTLGIPSTVFMPEGAPIPKEKATRGYGADVVFHGRYLEDSLAAARAFAEETGAVLIHPFDHVDIVAGQGTLGLEVLEQAPDVRTVLVPTGGGGLLAGVAIAIKALRPDVRVVGVQAEGAAAYPGSLAAGEPVALESMQTMADGIAVGRPGDITFAAVRDHVDEVVTVSEESLSRALLALIERAKQVVEPAGAAAVAALLDNPTGFETPAVAVLSGGNIDPLLLSKVIRHGLAAAGRYLYLRVCIPDLPGGLASLLAEVGAEGANVLEVAHERISPSLTLNEVEVRIQLETRGEAHAEHLKSRLRERGYRLAD; encoded by the coding sequence ATGACCGAGCAGGTGACCCTGGCCGACATCGTGGCCGCGCGTGAGCTCCTCGAGGGCGTCACCGTCACCACGCCGATGGAGGAGTCGCGCTGGCTCTCCGCGCTCGTCGGCGGCCGGGTGTCGCTGAAGTGCGAGAACCTCCAGCGCACCGGGTCCTTCAAGTCGCGCGGCGCCTACGTCCGCATCGCCGGACTCTCCGCCGACGAGCGCGCGCACGGCGTGGTGGCGGCCTCCGCGGGCAACCACGCGCAGGGCGTCGCCCTCGCCGCGACCACGCTCGGCATCCCCTCCACCGTCTTCATGCCGGAGGGGGCGCCCATCCCCAAGGAGAAGGCGACCCGCGGCTACGGCGCCGACGTCGTCTTCCACGGCCGCTACCTCGAGGACTCGCTCGCCGCGGCGCGCGCCTTCGCCGAGGAGACCGGGGCGGTGCTGATCCACCCCTTCGACCACGTCGACATCGTCGCCGGCCAGGGCACGCTCGGCCTCGAGGTGCTCGAGCAGGCGCCCGACGTACGCACCGTGCTGGTGCCGACCGGCGGCGGCGGGCTGCTGGCCGGGGTCGCGATCGCGATCAAGGCGCTGCGACCCGACGTACGCGTGGTGGGGGTCCAGGCCGAGGGTGCCGCCGCCTACCCCGGCTCGCTCGCCGCGGGGGAGCCGGTGGCGTTGGAGTCGATGCAGACGATGGCCGACGGCATCGCGGTCGGTCGCCCCGGCGACATCACCTTCGCGGCCGTGCGCGACCACGTCGACGAGGTCGTGACGGTCTCCGAGGAGTCGCTCTCCCGCGCGCTCCTCGCCCTCATCGAGCGCGCCAAGCAGGTGGTCGAGCCTGCCGGCGCGGCCGCCGTCGCGGCGCTGCTGGACAACCCGACCGGTTTCGAGACGCCGGCCGTCGCGGTGCTGTCGGGCGGCAACATCGACCCGCTGCTGCTGAGCAAGGTGATCCGGCACGGCCTCGCCGCCGCGGGTCGCTACCTCTACCTCCGCGTGTGCATCCCCGACCTCCCCGGCGGGCTCGCATCCCTGCTCGCCGAGGTCGGCGCCGAGGGCGCCAACGTGCTCGAGGTCGCCCACGAGCGGATCTCCCCGTCGCTGACCCTCAACGAGGTCGAGGTGCGGATCCAGCTCGAGACCCGCGGCGAGGCGCACGCCGAGCACCTGAAGTCCCGGCTGCGCGAGCGGGGCTACCGCCTCGCCGACTGA
- a CDS encoding DUF4307 domain-containing protein: MTTDLADRYGAPARWRRPVTITLAVALAVVGLGWLGWTAWFHSTPAATSELVTFEVTSDYEVAARLDVQLDDGVDASCRLRALAEDKTAVGELEFSPVAGVNEVVIRTERRATSVEKLGCTAPGQPRPR; this comes from the coding sequence GTGACCACCGACCTCGCCGACCGCTACGGCGCTCCCGCCCGGTGGCGGCGACCGGTGACCATCACCCTCGCGGTGGCCCTCGCCGTGGTCGGCCTCGGCTGGCTCGGCTGGACGGCCTGGTTCCACAGCACCCCGGCGGCGACGTCCGAGCTGGTGACGTTCGAAGTCACCAGCGACTACGAGGTGGCCGCCCGCCTCGACGTGCAGCTCGACGACGGCGTCGACGCCAGCTGCCGCCTGCGGGCGCTGGCGGAGGACAAGACGGCCGTCGGCGAGCTCGAGTTCTCCCCCGTCGCAGGCGTCAACGAGGTGGTCATCCGCACCGAGCGGCGGGCCACGAGCGTGGAGAAGCTCGGCTGCACCGCACCCGGCCAGCCGCGCCCGCGCTGA
- the greA gene encoding transcription elongation factor GreA codes for MTDQGTIWLTQEAYDKLQAELDDLKGPKRQEIIEKIAAARDEGDLKENSGYHAAKDDQGKQEARIRQLEDMLRRAEVGETPPDDGVVEPGMVVTVDFGGGDTEKFLLGARENLSEGDTLDVYSPESAMGAAINGKSKGDKVSYTAPTGKELSVTIVDAEPYKA; via the coding sequence ATGACCGACCAGGGCACCATCTGGCTGACCCAGGAGGCCTACGACAAGCTGCAGGCCGAGCTCGACGACCTCAAGGGCCCCAAGCGCCAGGAGATCATCGAGAAGATCGCCGCCGCGCGCGACGAGGGCGACCTGAAGGAGAACAGCGGCTACCACGCCGCCAAGGACGACCAGGGCAAGCAGGAGGCCCGGATCCGCCAGCTCGAGGACATGCTGCGGCGTGCCGAGGTGGGCGAGACGCCTCCCGACGACGGTGTCGTCGAGCCCGGCATGGTCGTCACCGTCGACTTCGGTGGCGGCGACACCGAGAAGTTCCTCCTCGGCGCCCGCGAGAACCTCTCCGAGGGCGACACCCTCGACGTCTACTCGCCCGAGTCGGCGATGGGCGCCGCGATCAACGGCAAGTCCAAGGGCGACAAGGTGTCCTACACCGCGCCCACCGGCAAGGAGCTGAGCGTGACGATCGTCGACGCGGAGCCCTACAAGGCCTGA
- a CDS encoding glutamate mutase L produces the protein MSTAATSVVCVDFGSTFTKAALVDLATGDLLASASHPTTLPDAAGDGDVLDGYDACMRALTEQDPRAPESDVLACSSAGGGLRIAVVGNEELVTAEAGRRVALSSGGKVVLVLHGGLDADKLVALRQAEPDVVLLVGGTDGGNAEVLEGDAAFLSAAPWAGPVVVAGNVDSQPLVAELLAESQTPYVLADNVVPRIGVLAPDSARRAIREIFLSHVIGGKHLSSRTDSRGRAFTDLVRGATPDVVLTGVELLARGLDDEHPGAGDVVVVDVGGATTDVHSVVELDPEESRLAREVVATTPVTRTVEGDLGMRWSAISTVEAAGRDDLHVAAVRRREQPDLLPADAHERDADLEIAAAAVRIALERHAGRSKVVVSPEGRVVERSGKDLREVDLLVGSGGVLRHGGPDAVRRVLLPATGDAFEGGWQLPRDPEVVVDRDYVLAAAGLLAEQHPLAAHRLVRRLATAGDRLP, from the coding sequence GTGAGCACCGCAGCGACGTCCGTGGTCTGCGTCGACTTCGGTTCGACCTTCACCAAGGCCGCCCTGGTCGACCTGGCGACCGGCGACCTGCTCGCGTCGGCCAGCCACCCGACCACCCTCCCGGACGCGGCGGGGGATGGCGACGTGCTCGACGGGTACGACGCCTGCATGCGCGCACTCACCGAGCAGGACCCCCGCGCCCCCGAGTCCGACGTGCTGGCCTGCTCCAGCGCCGGCGGCGGGCTGCGCATCGCGGTCGTCGGCAACGAGGAGCTCGTGACCGCCGAGGCCGGGCGCCGCGTCGCGCTGTCCAGCGGCGGCAAGGTGGTGCTGGTGCTCCATGGGGGCCTCGACGCCGACAAGCTCGTCGCGCTCCGGCAGGCCGAGCCCGACGTCGTCCTGCTCGTCGGCGGCACCGACGGCGGCAACGCCGAGGTGCTCGAGGGCGATGCGGCCTTCCTCTCCGCGGCCCCGTGGGCGGGGCCGGTGGTGGTGGCCGGCAACGTCGACTCCCAGCCGCTGGTCGCCGAGCTGCTCGCGGAGTCGCAGACGCCGTACGTCCTCGCCGACAACGTCGTCCCGCGCATCGGTGTGCTCGCCCCCGACAGTGCCCGGCGTGCGATCCGCGAGATCTTCCTCAGCCACGTCATCGGCGGCAAGCACCTCAGCAGCCGCACCGACTCCCGCGGCCGTGCCTTCACCGACCTGGTGCGCGGTGCCACCCCGGACGTCGTGCTCACCGGCGTCGAGCTGCTCGCGCGCGGGCTCGACGACGAGCACCCCGGTGCGGGCGACGTGGTCGTCGTCGACGTCGGCGGCGCCACGACAGACGTGCACAGCGTGGTCGAGCTCGACCCGGAGGAGAGCCGGCTCGCCCGCGAGGTGGTCGCGACGACGCCCGTGACCCGCACCGTCGAGGGGGACCTCGGGATGCGCTGGTCGGCGATCTCGACGGTGGAGGCCGCGGGCCGCGACGACCTGCACGTCGCCGCCGTACGCCGCCGCGAGCAGCCCGACCTCCTCCCCGCCGACGCCCACGAGCGCGACGCCGACCTCGAGATCGCGGCCGCTGCGGTGCGGATCGCGCTGGAGCGCCACGCCGGACGCAGCAAGGTCGTGGTGAGCCCCGAGGGCCGCGTCGTCGAGCGCAGCGGCAAGGACCTGCGCGAGGTCGACCTGCTGGTCGGCTCCGGTGGCGTGCTGCGCCACGGCGGCCCTGACGCCGTACGCCGCGTGCTGCTGCCCGCGACCGGCGACGCCTTCGAGGGCGGCTGGCAGCTCCCGCGCGACCCGGAGGTCGTCGTCGACCGCGACTACGTGCTGGCCGCCGCCGGGCTGCTCGCCGAGCAGCACCCCCTCGCGGCGCACCGGCTGGTGCGCCGCCTCGCCACGGCGGGGGATCGCCTACCGTGA
- the mca gene encoding mycothiol conjugate amidase Mca, translated as MAQPPAAKPRTGLRLMHVHAHPDDESSKGAASTAKYVAEGVDVHVATCTGGERGSVLNAKMDRPEVWENITEIRREEMHRARDILGIRQDWLGFVDSGWPEGDPRPPLPEGCFALVPLEQATERLVRLIRDFRPHVLTTYDERGGYPHPDHIRCHEVSVAAYHAAGAPERFPDAGEPWQPLKLYYHHGWSWAKTNALHEAMLAHDLESPYTERLASWEREPEWDDRITTRVPCGDFFGVRDQALLAHATQIDPDGMWFAIPREIQQKVWPTEDYELVHSQVESALPEDDLFAGIPTPAP; from the coding sequence ATGGCCCAACCCCCTGCCGCAAAGCCCCGCACCGGGCTCCGGCTGATGCACGTCCACGCCCACCCCGACGACGAGTCGAGCAAGGGCGCCGCGTCGACGGCGAAGTACGTCGCCGAGGGCGTCGACGTCCACGTCGCCACCTGCACCGGCGGCGAGCGCGGGTCGGTGCTCAACGCCAAGATGGACCGCCCCGAGGTGTGGGAGAACATCACCGAGATCCGGCGCGAGGAGATGCACCGCGCCCGCGACATCCTCGGCATCCGCCAGGACTGGCTCGGCTTCGTCGACTCCGGCTGGCCCGAGGGCGACCCCAGGCCCCCGCTGCCGGAGGGCTGCTTCGCGCTCGTCCCGCTCGAGCAGGCCACCGAGCGCCTGGTGCGGCTGATCCGCGACTTCCGCCCCCACGTGCTGACGACGTACGACGAGCGCGGTGGCTACCCGCACCCCGACCACATCCGCTGCCACGAGGTCTCCGTCGCCGCCTACCACGCGGCCGGGGCCCCCGAGCGGTTCCCCGACGCGGGGGAGCCGTGGCAGCCGCTGAAGCTCTACTACCACCACGGCTGGAGCTGGGCGAAGACCAACGCCCTGCACGAGGCGATGCTCGCCCACGACCTCGAGTCGCCCTACACCGAGCGCCTGGCCAGCTGGGAGCGCGAGCCCGAGTGGGACGACCGCATCACCACCCGGGTGCCGTGCGGTGACTTCTTCGGCGTCCGCGACCAGGCGCTGCTGGCCCACGCCACCCAGATCGACCCCGACGGCATGTGGTTCGCGATCCCGCGTGAGATCCAGCAGAAGGTCTGGCCGACCGAGGACTACGAGCTCGTGCACTCCCAGGTCGAGAGCGCCCTGCCGGAGGACGACCTGTTCGCCGGCATCCCGACGCCCGCGCCCTAG
- a CDS encoding AI-2E family transporter: MSDQPSGRDGTEESDESRRRRLFAALGRGDDEDGLTERIVAQWVQARAERRSEPAFTTGPSNFSRAQVPWGLDLAAAWSWRLIVIVVATLGLLWTMRYFAVITLPLAISLLIAALAVPVVSALRRIGLPRGPSAGIVMVLGIGTVALLLTFVGQQVAQGASDLADSVVTGLDQVRDWLRSGPLDVSESQLDGYIKEIQSAVTDSTGTDGVVTRVTEVGTAVGHVVAGFFIVLFSTYFFLADGDRIWSWIVRLAPRAARERVDASGRVAWVSLTQFVRATVLVAMADAIGIMAVAWFLDVPFVVAIGVLVFLGAFVPMIGATIAGSVAILVALVDQGPLTALFMLIGVIVVQQIEGHILQPFLMGRFVSLHPLGVIVAIGCGVLVAGIAGALIAVPLAAAANAVAQHLATYTGVGDEADEALLDDLATDGIPPDAVPDNDSPVGESAERDNHPDLQPDLQPHKDPS, translated from the coding sequence GTGAGCGACCAGCCGTCCGGACGCGACGGGACCGAGGAGAGCGACGAGTCGCGGCGCCGTCGGCTCTTCGCCGCCCTGGGCCGCGGTGACGACGAGGACGGCCTGACCGAGCGGATCGTCGCGCAGTGGGTCCAGGCCCGCGCCGAGCGCCGCAGCGAGCCGGCCTTCACGACCGGCCCCTCCAACTTCAGCCGCGCCCAGGTGCCGTGGGGCCTCGACCTCGCCGCCGCCTGGTCGTGGCGCCTCATCGTCATCGTGGTCGCCACCCTCGGGCTGCTGTGGACGATGCGCTACTTCGCCGTCATCACGCTGCCGCTCGCGATCTCGCTGCTCATCGCCGCCCTCGCGGTGCCCGTGGTCAGCGCACTGCGCCGCATCGGCCTGCCGCGCGGGCCCTCGGCCGGGATCGTGATGGTCCTGGGCATCGGCACCGTCGCGCTCCTGCTCACCTTCGTCGGCCAGCAGGTCGCCCAGGGCGCCAGCGACCTCGCCGACTCGGTCGTCACCGGCCTCGACCAGGTGCGCGACTGGCTGCGCAGCGGACCGCTCGACGTCTCCGAGTCCCAGCTCGACGGCTACATCAAGGAGATCCAGAGCGCCGTCACCGACAGCACCGGCACCGACGGCGTCGTCACCCGCGTCACCGAGGTGGGCACCGCGGTCGGGCACGTGGTGGCCGGGTTCTTCATCGTGCTGTTCTCCACCTACTTCTTCCTCGCCGACGGCGACCGCATCTGGTCGTGGATCGTGCGGCTGGCACCCCGCGCCGCCCGCGAGCGCGTCGACGCCTCGGGCCGGGTGGCGTGGGTCTCGCTCACGCAGTTCGTCCGCGCGACGGTGCTGGTGGCGATGGCCGACGCGATCGGCATCATGGCCGTCGCCTGGTTCCTCGACGTGCCCTTCGTGGTCGCCATCGGCGTGCTGGTCTTCCTCGGCGCCTTCGTCCCGATGATCGGCGCGACCATCGCCGGCAGTGTCGCGATCCTCGTCGCGCTCGTCGACCAGGGCCCGCTGACCGCGCTCTTCATGCTGATCGGCGTCATCGTCGTCCAGCAGATCGAGGGCCACATCCTCCAGCCCTTCCTGATGGGTCGCTTCGTCTCCCTCCACCCGCTGGGGGTGATCGTGGCGATCGGCTGCGGCGTGCTGGTGGCCGGCATCGCGGGCGCGCTCATCGCCGTACCCCTCGCCGCGGCCGCCAACGCCGTCGCGCAGCACCTCGCGACCTACACCGGCGTCGGCGACGAAGCCGACGAGGCGCTCCTGGACGACCTCGCCACCGACGGGATCCCACCCGACGCGGTGCCAGACAACGACAGCCCGGTCGGGGAGTCCGCCGAGCGCGACAACCACCCCGACCTCCAGCCCGACCTCCAGCCGCACAAGGACCCGTCATGA
- a CDS encoding cystathionine gamma-synthase: MSQEHANKSGFETRAIHAGYEPDAMTGAVNPPIYASSTYKQDGVGGLRGGYEYSRSANPTRTALEGALAAVEDGEKGFAFASGLAAEDAIIRALTAPGDHVVIPDDAYGGTFRLFDKVARLWGTAHTPAPVADTDAVAAAIEPGRTKLVWVETPTNPMLTIGDIEALAAAAHDAGALLVVDNTFASPYLQQPLTLGADVVVHSTTKYVGGHSDVVGGAVVVRDLDLAEKIGFHQNAMGAVAGPFDAFLTHRGLKTLGVRMDRHCDNAERVVEFLDGDPRVTEVIYPGLAAHPGHDVAARQMKRFGGMISFRVAGGEQQALAVCERAEVFTLGESLGGVESLIEHPGRMTHASVAGTDLEVPADLIRLSVGIESIEDLVADLDRSLG; this comes from the coding sequence GTGAGCCAGGAACATGCCAACAAGTCCGGGTTCGAGACGCGTGCGATCCACGCCGGCTACGAGCCCGACGCGATGACCGGGGCGGTCAACCCGCCCATCTACGCCAGCAGCACCTACAAGCAGGACGGTGTCGGCGGCCTCCGCGGCGGCTACGAGTACAGCCGCTCGGCCAACCCCACGCGTACGGCGCTCGAGGGGGCGCTCGCGGCCGTCGAGGACGGCGAGAAGGGGTTCGCCTTCGCCTCCGGCCTCGCCGCCGAGGACGCCATCATCCGGGCGCTCACCGCTCCCGGCGACCATGTCGTGATCCCGGACGACGCCTACGGCGGCACGTTCCGCCTCTTCGACAAGGTCGCGAGGCTCTGGGGCACCGCCCACACCCCCGCGCCCGTTGCCGACACCGATGCCGTCGCCGCGGCGATCGAGCCCGGACGCACGAAGCTGGTGTGGGTCGAGACGCCCACCAACCCGATGCTCACCATCGGCGACATCGAGGCGCTGGCGGCGGCGGCCCACGACGCCGGTGCGCTGCTGGTCGTCGACAACACCTTCGCCTCGCCCTACCTCCAGCAGCCGCTGACGCTCGGCGCCGACGTGGTGGTCCACTCCACCACCAAGTACGTCGGCGGGCACAGCGACGTGGTGGGCGGCGCGGTCGTGGTCCGTGACCTCGACCTCGCCGAGAAGATCGGCTTCCACCAGAACGCCATGGGCGCGGTGGCCGGGCCCTTCGACGCCTTCCTCACCCACCGGGGCCTCAAGACGCTCGGCGTCCGCATGGACCGCCACTGCGACAACGCGGAGCGGGTCGTGGAGTTCCTCGACGGCGACCCTCGGGTCACCGAGGTCATCTACCCCGGCCTCGCCGCCCACCCGGGCCACGACGTCGCCGCGCGCCAGATGAAGCGCTTCGGCGGGATGATCTCCTTCCGCGTCGCCGGCGGCGAGCAGCAGGCCCTCGCGGTCTGCGAGCGCGCGGAGGTCTTCACCCTCGGCGAGTCGCTCGGCGGCGTCGAGTCGCTCATCGAGCACCCCGGGCGGATGACCCACGCCAGCGTGGCCGGCACGGACCTCGAGGTCCCGGCCGACCTCATCCGGCTCAGCGTCGGCATCGAGAGCATCGAGGACCTCGTCGCCGACCTCGACCGGTCGCTGGGCTGA